CAGAACTCAGGGCAGGTGCCTGTGGCCACCCCAAATGCCTGGGCTAAAGCACCGTGGGGCCAGCGATGGCCGGGGTCCCCACTAGGCTCTGCGGACCTGCAGCTGAGAGCCGCCAGGCAGGAGATGTGCCGGCTCAGAGCGGCGGAGTGGCCATGAAAGATCCAGAAAAGTGAGAAAAGTGTCGGGAAGGAGGCACGCCCGCCACCTAATTCCACCCTCAGGCCTGGGGATTTCGTGGGAACAGGGACCCATGAGCCGGCTCTGGAGAAGCTCCCGGATCCCCCAGCTCCAGGGCGGATCCTGCTTTCTCGCTCGGGCTTCCCTAGGCAGCAAGGAGGAAAAGAGTCCTGGTTCTCCCCGTGGGCGAGGGGGAGCAGGAACCCCATGCTGTCCCCTCTCATGGGCAATGCTACCACCCCCAGCAGCCCGGCAAAgtccctctccaccccttcctAGAGACGAAACGGATTTTAAACCAAGACACCCATCCTGCGACTGCTTCATATccagggtttcttttcttttcttttttttttttccccggaCAGGTCAGAGCTGCCCAATTTTTTCATTTGAAGCTACAAACTACGTAGATTTCTTTTCTGGGCctcagatgggggtggggggcggtgggtaTGAAATACAGAATGTGGCCCGACTACATCGCCATCACTTTATTGTATCGTCACCGTTAACTTAACTATAAATACTACGGTGGGGAGCGAGGCGCTGGCGGCCTTGGACTTCGGGGCTCGAGCCCCTGCGCACCCCCGACCCCAGGCGCCAACCCTCCGGGCTCTGTACACTATTTACAGCTCCTCGTTCCTCTTTCTCGGCCCCCTCCCGCAAGGCAGCGCGTGTGCAAGAAAGTAGCATCGTCTGTCTGTGCAAGTCCTTCGAGTTAGTCAAGAGCCGCAGCCGGCCCGCGGCCGTCAGCTGTCCGAGTCCAAATCGCTTTtaccttcctcttccctcttctcggGCGACGCCTTTGACGACGTCTTGTTCCACTTCTCGGCGTTTTCCGACTCCTCCGACGAGGACCGCTTCTGCCGCCTCCATTTGGCACGGCGATTTTTAAACCAGACCTGTTGCGCAACGGAGGACAAAACAACAGTTAAGATCAAAGGCGCGCTCCCCCACGGCCGGGGCACCCCCGGGGCCCTCCGTGGCCGCGCGTGACGCCGGCGTGGGCTCGGAACCCGGGGACCCCGCGCGCACGCCAACAAAAGGACAGGAGACTCGCTCCCGCTTCCGCATTTCCACTCAACTTCCTGGGCCTAAAGCGCCCTCCAGCAGCCTCCGGGCCTCCACGGGATGTTTTGCAAGTTCAGGGAGACCCGAGCAGAACCGAGCAAACCCGGCGGGGGCCCGATCTCGCCACGGAGGGCCAGCAGGCGCGCCCACCTCCACTTTCTCCTCGCGGAGGTGCACCTTCCGGGCCAGCTGCTCGCGGGTACCCACGTCTGGGTACTTGGTCTCCTGGAAGAGGTTCTCCAGCGCTTCGAGCTGCTCGTCCGTGAAGATGGTGCGGTGCCGCCGCTTTCGCCGGCAGTGCAGCTGGTTGAGGAGTTGCAGCTCGGTGCGCGACAGGGTGCCCACGTTCATGTAGGGCAGCATCTGGTGCGGCACTGGGGACACTAGCACCGAGCCGGGGCCCTCGTAGCCTGGGACAGAGTAAGACGCACGGTCAGCCGCCTTCCTTGCCACGGGGCGCACACGCCAGCCCGCCTGTCCGCGACCCACTCCGTGTGGAAAATCCTCTGCAAGGGGGTGCTGGGAAGCGGGGGTGCGCGGAAACCGAAGATGCAGGGAAATGGGGGAAGCGTGCTAGAGCGTCCACGCGCACACTCCCAAAGCCAGCTAGGGAATCCCCAAAGCCTAGTCTCCCCATGCAGGCACTAAGTTACAGTTTCCGCTAACTCTCGCCTAAAGTTTGCAGCAAGTGTACAATCCCCCGTGCCCGatcggcaaaaaaaaaaaaaaaaaaaaaaaaagtggagggggagggtggcgaaagtttatttttgcaagGAGAAAAGTTTGCGCAAAGTGAAAATAGCAAGCGCCGCCGCCCACCCACGCTCTAGGGACTGAGGGCCGAGGCAGGCGGAGGAGGCCGGCGAGAGCGCGACCCTACCTGGGGGCGTCGGGACGCAGGAGCACTGCTGGGCACCCAGCGGCGGCACGGCCCCGCAGCAGGCCGGGCCCACGGGCGCCGCCTGCACGTGCAGCTGCCCGTAGAAGTAGTTGTTGTAGCCGAGGCGGGAGCCGCCGACCGCGGCCGGGAGGCCTGCGCCGCCGGGGGCCACCGGGCGCGGATAGA
This window of the Prionailurus viverrinus isolate Anna chromosome B3, UM_Priviv_1.0, whole genome shotgun sequence genome carries:
- the GSC gene encoding homeobox protein goosecoid gives rise to the protein MPASMFSIDNILAARPRCKDSVLPVAPSAAAPVVFPALHGDSLYGAGGGASSDYGAFYPRPVAPGGAGLPAAVGGSRLGYNNYFYGQLHVQAAPVGPACCGAVPPLGAQQCSCVPTPPGYEGPGSVLVSPVPHQMLPYMNVGTLSRTELQLLNQLHCRRKRRHRTIFTDEQLEALENLFQETKYPDVGTREQLARKVHLREEKVEVWFKNRRAKWRRQKRSSSEESENAEKWNKTSSKASPEKREEEGKSDLDSDS